A stretch of the Notamacropus eugenii isolate mMacEug1 chromosome 2, mMacEug1.pri_v2, whole genome shotgun sequence genome encodes the following:
- the C2H6orf163 gene encoding uncharacterized protein C6orf163 homolog isoform X2, whose amino-acid sequence MKGCMESQSLGGGRVHKVEVVTEEEVKKAVKKVHTKHLEEIKTIKEEHENELKETVKLTKQEMREIMEEEMRRENRAAEQRMVHRIQKILKECHDEKLQAIEEVRAEEQQIALELLSKQMRKNEEKILEAGILSQKTLEKSIKDVTRATEHQMSIAFSLSQKEKEEQVNEVIKEVENLHKTSIRKICKKLTLTEDKLQKKTEHLENITRWKDFLEEELLETREAFQKYINYTFPMLAPGQADFILPLRKKLPPDIEEYIKANVKQLSS is encoded by the exons ATGAAGG GCTGCATGGAAAGTCAGTCACTAGGGGGAGGTAGAGTCCACAAA gttgagGTCGTGACAGAGGAGGAAGTGAAAAAAGCTGTTAAGAAAGTCCATACTAAACacctggaagaaataaaaactataaaagAAGAGCATGAAAATGAATTGAAG GAAACAGTGAAACTCACAAAGCAAGAGATGAGAGAGATCAtggaagaggaaatgaggagagaaaacagGGCTGCTGAACAGCGCATGGTCCATAGAATCCAGAAGATACTGAAGGAGTGCCATGATGAAAAGCTCCAGGCAATAGAAGAAGTCAGAGCTGAAGAACAACAAATAGCTCTTGAACTACTGAGTAAACAGATGAG gaagaatgaggagaaaatcCTGGAAGCTGGGATTCTCTCTCAAAAGACTCTTGAAAAAAGTATAAAAGATGTCACCAGAGCCACAGAGCACCAGATGAGCATTGCTTTTAGCCTCAgccaaaaagagaaggaagaacaagTTAATGAAGTGATTAAAGAGGTGGAGAACCTTCATAAGACTTCTATAAGAAAAATTTGCAAAAAGCTGACCCTCACTGAAGACAAGCTGCAAAAGAAGACTGAACATCTGGAGAACATCACCCGCTGGAAGGACTTCCTGGAAGAGGAGCTATTGGAAACCCGTGaggcatttcagaaatacatCAATTATACATTTCCTATGCTTGCACCAGGGCAGGCCGATTTTATTTTACCGCTAAGAAAGAAACTACCCCCTGACATAGAAGAATACATTAAAGCCAATGTCAAACAACTCTCCAGTTGA
- the C2H6orf163 gene encoding uncharacterized protein C6orf163 homolog isoform X1, protein MIRNPNLENFVCCAVCNKIIPPPPTEETFERIHEYKPFKTRFYTHKDILDIGIEIHQKEEKIHHEKLEELLKVAQDDVWAKVEVVTEEEVKKAVKKVHTKHLEEIKTIKEEHENELKETVKLTKQEMREIMEEEMRRENRAAEQRMVHRIQKILKECHDEKLQAIEEVRAEEQQIALELLSKQMRKNEEKILEAGILSQKTLEKSIKDVTRATEHQMSIAFSLSQKEKEEQVNEVIKEVENLHKTSIRKICKKLTLTEDKLQKKTEHLENITRWKDFLEEELLETREAFQKYINYTFPMLAPGQADFILPLRKKLPPDIEEYIKANVKQLSS, encoded by the exons ATGATTCGGAATCCAAATCTCGAAAACTTTGTTTGCTGTGCAGTATGTAATAAAATAATACCACCACCACCTACTGAGGAAACATTCGAACGGATCCATGAATACAAACCCTTTAAGACAAGGTTTTATACTCATAAGGATATACTAG ATATTGGGATTGAGATTcatcaaaaggaggaaaaaattcaTCATGAGAAACTGGAAGAACTTCTTAAAGTGGCACAGGATGACGTGTGGGCCAAG gttgagGTCGTGACAGAGGAGGAAGTGAAAAAAGCTGTTAAGAAAGTCCATACTAAACacctggaagaaataaaaactataaaagAAGAGCATGAAAATGAATTGAAG GAAACAGTGAAACTCACAAAGCAAGAGATGAGAGAGATCAtggaagaggaaatgaggagagaaaacagGGCTGCTGAACAGCGCATGGTCCATAGAATCCAGAAGATACTGAAGGAGTGCCATGATGAAAAGCTCCAGGCAATAGAAGAAGTCAGAGCTGAAGAACAACAAATAGCTCTTGAACTACTGAGTAAACAGATGAG gaagaatgaggagaaaatcCTGGAAGCTGGGATTCTCTCTCAAAAGACTCTTGAAAAAAGTATAAAAGATGTCACCAGAGCCACAGAGCACCAGATGAGCATTGCTTTTAGCCTCAgccaaaaagagaaggaagaacaagTTAATGAAGTGATTAAAGAGGTGGAGAACCTTCATAAGACTTCTATAAGAAAAATTTGCAAAAAGCTGACCCTCACTGAAGACAAGCTGCAAAAGAAGACTGAACATCTGGAGAACATCACCCGCTGGAAGGACTTCCTGGAAGAGGAGCTATTGGAAACCCGTGaggcatttcagaaatacatCAATTATACATTTCCTATGCTTGCACCAGGGCAGGCCGATTTTATTTTACCGCTAAGAAAGAAACTACCCCCTGACATAGAAGAATACATTAAAGCCAATGTCAAACAACTCTCCAGTTGA